Proteins encoded in a region of the Chitinivibrio alkaliphilus ACht1 genome:
- the dnaJ gene encoding molecular chaperone DnaJ translates to MSKRDLYEVLGVSKDASEGDIKKAYRKLAVKYHPDKNPGDEEAAEKFREATEAYEILKDSDKRAKYDQFGHAAFDANGGGFGGGGFGGFGGGGMDLNDALRAFMGDFGGDSFFGDIFGSGRRRRGAAAQNRGKDLQISLPLTLQEIHDGCKKTIKVKRQVSCDSCNGTGSRSGKKMTCTTCGGSGRVRRVQNSIFGQVVQEAACSACSGTGQTVSDPCSSCSGSGRVLQETKETISIPAGVSEGNYLTVTGKGNAGLNGGGYGDLLVVIKEKEHSIFERHGIDLITSMDITFSEAALGTEKIIHTLAGKLKLKVSPGTQSGKILKVSAKGLPVLNQTGRKGDLLVRIVVMTPRKLSREEKELFKQLSELEEKPKNIFEKVKDAFS, encoded by the coding sequence ATGAGTAAACGTGATCTATATGAAGTTCTTGGGGTATCAAAGGATGCGTCCGAAGGAGATATAAAAAAAGCATACCGAAAACTTGCAGTGAAGTATCACCCGGATAAGAATCCCGGTGATGAAGAAGCTGCGGAGAAGTTCCGGGAAGCGACAGAAGCATATGAAATATTAAAGGATTCTGATAAACGAGCGAAGTATGACCAATTTGGTCATGCCGCCTTTGATGCGAACGGCGGTGGCTTCGGTGGTGGCGGTTTCGGTGGCTTCGGTGGCGGTGGTATGGATCTTAACGACGCCTTGCGCGCCTTCATGGGTGATTTCGGTGGAGACTCTTTTTTCGGTGATATCTTTGGCAGTGGTCGTCGAAGACGAGGTGCTGCAGCGCAAAATCGAGGAAAGGATCTCCAAATATCTCTTCCCCTAACGCTTCAGGAAATTCACGATGGATGTAAAAAGACCATAAAAGTAAAACGTCAGGTTTCCTGTGACAGCTGTAACGGTACGGGGTCTCGTAGCGGAAAAAAGATGACCTGTACTACCTGTGGTGGAAGTGGTCGGGTGCGTCGGGTGCAAAACTCTATCTTTGGGCAAGTGGTACAGGAAGCAGCGTGTTCTGCCTGTTCCGGTACGGGACAAACCGTGAGTGACCCTTGTTCCTCCTGTAGTGGAAGTGGTCGCGTGTTGCAAGAAACCAAAGAGACCATTTCAATACCTGCCGGTGTTTCCGAAGGGAATTATCTTACCGTAACAGGTAAGGGTAATGCGGGGTTAAATGGTGGTGGATATGGTGATCTTCTTGTGGTAATCAAGGAAAAGGAGCATTCCATATTTGAACGTCATGGCATAGATCTTATTACCAGTATGGATATTACCTTTTCTGAAGCAGCCTTGGGCACTGAGAAGATTATTCACACCCTTGCGGGAAAACTGAAACTCAAGGTGTCTCCGGGAACACAATCAGGAAAGATTTTGAAAGTTTCCGCCAAGGGGCTTCCTGTCCTCAATCAGACTGGGCGAAAAGGAGATCTTTTGGTTCGTATTGTTGTCATGACCCCAAGGAAGCTCTCACGAGAAGAAAAAGAGCTGTTTAAGCAATTAAGTGAATTAGAAGAAAAACCAAAAAACATTTTCGAAAAAGTGAAAGATGCGTTTTCATAG
- the groL gene encoding chaperonin GroEL (60 kDa chaperone family; promotes refolding of misfolded polypeptides especially under stressful conditions; forms two stacked rings of heptamers to form a barrel-shaped 14mer; ends can be capped by GroES; misfolded proteins enter the barrel where they are refolded when GroES binds), with translation MAKQIAFDMDARDRLMAGVDKLANAVKVTLGPKGRNVVLDRGFGAPTVTKDGVSVAKEIELEDKYENMGAELVKEVASNTSDGVGDGTTTATVLAQAIARHGLKYVTAGANPMDLKRGIDKAREALVTELKSMAKPVKGKEEVAQVGTISANNDKEIGELLADAMDKVGNDGVITVEEAKSIETYLDVVEGMQFDRGYLSPYFVTDQDTMEVVQENPYILITDKKVSAMKDLLPLLEKTAQQGKELLIIAEDVDGEALATLVVNKIRGTLKIAAVKAPGFGDRRKAMLEDIAVLTGGTVITEDAGLTLENATIDMLGSAKRVRITKDETTVIEGSGDQGKIQARADQIKKQIEDTSSDYDREKLQERLAKLAGGVAVVNIGAATETEMKEKKARVEDALHSTRAAVQEGIVPGGGVALVRAAKVLDSLEVENDDQKSAVEIVRRAIEEPLRFIASNAGEDASVVLNNVKHESGAYGFNAFSGVYEDLVQAGVVDPVKVTRTAIENAASISGLILTTECLVTDLPKDDDAPAAPAPGGMGGMGGMGGMM, from the coding sequence ATGGCAAAGCAAATAGCATTTGATATGGACGCACGTGATAGACTCATGGCTGGTGTGGATAAACTGGCAAACGCCGTTAAGGTGACCCTTGGGCCAAAGGGAAGAAACGTGGTTCTCGATCGCGGTTTCGGTGCACCCACAGTAACAAAAGACGGCGTGTCTGTTGCTAAGGAAATCGAACTGGAAGATAAATATGAGAACATGGGTGCAGAACTCGTAAAAGAGGTTGCCTCAAACACCTCTGATGGTGTCGGAGACGGTACTACAACGGCCACTGTGTTGGCACAGGCTATTGCTCGTCATGGGCTTAAATATGTAACAGCCGGTGCAAACCCCATGGATCTTAAGCGGGGTATTGATAAGGCACGGGAAGCCCTAGTGACAGAGCTGAAAAGCATGGCAAAACCCGTGAAAGGGAAAGAAGAGGTTGCTCAAGTTGGTACTATCTCTGCAAACAATGATAAAGAGATTGGTGAGCTTCTCGCTGATGCCATGGATAAGGTTGGAAATGATGGTGTGATTACTGTTGAAGAAGCCAAGTCTATTGAAACGTACTTAGACGTGGTAGAAGGTATGCAGTTTGATCGTGGCTATCTTTCTCCCTATTTTGTTACTGATCAAGATACCATGGAAGTAGTTCAAGAGAATCCCTACATTCTTATTACCGATAAAAAAGTAAGCGCCATGAAAGACCTTCTTCCTCTTCTTGAGAAGACTGCGCAACAGGGCAAAGAGCTTCTTATTATTGCAGAAGATGTTGATGGAGAAGCCTTGGCAACATTGGTGGTAAATAAGATTCGCGGAACATTGAAAATTGCTGCTGTGAAGGCTCCTGGTTTTGGTGATCGTCGTAAGGCCATGCTTGAAGACATTGCGGTACTTACCGGTGGAACCGTGATTACGGAAGATGCAGGGCTAACCCTTGAAAATGCAACCATTGACATGCTCGGAAGCGCAAAGCGTGTTCGTATTACCAAGGATGAAACCACAGTAATTGAAGGAAGTGGTGATCAAGGGAAGATTCAGGCTCGTGCTGATCAAATTAAGAAGCAGATTGAAGACACCTCTTCAGACTACGACCGTGAGAAGTTGCAAGAGCGTCTTGCAAAACTCGCCGGTGGTGTTGCTGTCGTAAATATCGGTGCTGCCACTGAAACAGAAATGAAAGAGAAGAAGGCACGCGTTGAAGATGCTCTTCACTCTACCCGTGCTGCGGTACAAGAGGGGATTGTTCCCGGTGGTGGTGTTGCCTTGGTACGTGCGGCAAAGGTGCTTGATTCTCTTGAAGTAGAAAATGATGATCAGAAAAGCGCCGTTGAGATTGTTCGCCGCGCCATTGAAGAGCCCCTTCGGTTTATCGCCTCCAATGCAGGTGAAGACGCTTCAGTGGTACTGAATAATGTGAAACATGAGAGCGGAGCCTATGGGTTCAACGCATTCTCTGGTGTGTACGAAGACCTTGTGCAAGCTGGTGTTGTTGATCCTGTGAAGGTAACACGGACAGCCATAGAGAATGCAGCGTCTATTTCTGGACTTATTCTTACTACGGAGTGTTTGGTTACGGATTTACCAAAAGATGACGATGCACCCGCAGCTCCTGCCCCTGGTGGTATGGGTGGTATGGGTGGCATGGGCGGCATGATGTAG
- a CDS encoding mechanosensitive ion channel family protein, with the protein MDISAVLEDVFGGFISIWTLELYSSGGVTIRMHQFIIAAAVLILGLYISKKISVHAVEQLMKTEVMTPSVGATLRRFLGWSLNLFFFLFALSIAGIPLTFFTVIGGGLAIGIGFGAQNTINNIISGIILLFEKPIRTGDILELNGGMEGRVVQIGRRVVRVRRVDGVDMIVPTSFFLDQIVINWTIYDNAVRSSLSVGVAYGSDVLLVRRYLEQILRDNDKVLMSPSAEVLFTDFGDNSLDFTLMFWTKVRRPIDRRRVESDLRFAICTLFQKEGITIAFPQRDIHFDTPLEVRLNRSKAT; encoded by the coding sequence ATGGATATTTCTGCAGTATTAGAGGATGTTTTCGGGGGATTTATCAGTATCTGGACCCTTGAGCTCTACAGCAGCGGTGGGGTGACGATCAGAATGCATCAGTTTATTATTGCTGCGGCGGTGCTTATCTTGGGGCTGTATATCAGCAAAAAAATCAGTGTCCATGCGGTGGAACAACTCATGAAAACAGAGGTGATGACGCCCTCTGTTGGTGCCACGCTCAGGCGGTTTCTGGGCTGGTCTCTAAATCTCTTCTTTTTTCTCTTTGCTCTCTCCATAGCGGGAATTCCCCTTACATTTTTTACTGTTATTGGGGGTGGTCTTGCCATCGGTATTGGTTTTGGTGCGCAAAACACCATAAACAATATCATCTCCGGTATTATTCTTCTCTTTGAAAAACCAATCCGCACAGGAGATATTTTGGAGTTGAACGGTGGCATGGAGGGGCGGGTTGTACAGATTGGCCGCCGTGTTGTTCGGGTGCGACGTGTGGATGGGGTTGATATGATTGTCCCTACGTCATTTTTTCTTGATCAGATTGTTATTAACTGGACCATCTATGACAATGCTGTTCGAAGCAGTCTTTCCGTTGGGGTTGCCTATGGTTCAGACGTGCTTTTGGTACGGCGGTACCTGGAACAGATTCTTCGTGACAACGACAAGGTTCTCATGTCTCCCTCTGCGGAAGTACTCTTTACCGATTTTGGTGACAACTCCCTGGATTTTACCCTCATGTTCTGGACAAAGGTGCGTAGACCCATCGACCGACGCCGGGTTGAATCTGATCTTCGCTTTGCAATCTGTACCCTCTTTCAAAAGGAGGGCATAACTATCGCCTTTCCACAGCGGGATATTCACTTTGATACCCCCCTGGAAGTACGGCTCAACCGAAGTAAAGCCACATAG
- a CDS encoding RIO1 family regulatory kinase/ATPase, with product MRIPAKLKPLLEEGYISNVVQNLKSGKEADVFLVESRGGLCCAKVYKDHTARSFRSHASYEDGRKTGNSRRDRAMRKKSRYGRAVHEQEWHQAEVNALSRLHALGISVPEAHFFLDGVLVMEAVLNKEENVALPLIREEFTPQEAALFHVRLIRECAAMLCEGIIHGDLSPYNILRGAEGPVIIDLPQWVDAAQHTRAREFFLRDVHNVTSFFSTFHPPLSSCRYGEEMWELYTRGELSPRSPLTGEWKDDRTDIEMGDTLFLIRHAEAEEMERRERLAARLEGREDAGEYRN from the coding sequence GTGAGAATTCCGGCAAAACTCAAACCACTACTTGAAGAAGGCTATATCAGCAACGTTGTGCAAAATCTTAAAAGCGGCAAGGAAGCCGATGTGTTTTTAGTAGAATCGCGGGGAGGCCTGTGCTGTGCAAAGGTGTACAAGGATCATACCGCACGAAGTTTCCGCAGTCATGCCTCCTATGAAGACGGGCGAAAAACGGGAAACAGCCGCCGTGACCGTGCCATGCGGAAAAAAAGTCGCTATGGTCGTGCGGTGCATGAACAGGAGTGGCATCAGGCGGAGGTAAACGCCCTTTCCCGCCTCCATGCCCTGGGAATATCTGTGCCGGAGGCTCACTTTTTTTTGGACGGGGTTCTTGTCATGGAGGCCGTCTTAAATAAAGAGGAAAATGTCGCCTTGCCCCTGATACGGGAAGAATTTACCCCACAGGAGGCCGCCCTTTTTCACGTCCGTCTTATTCGGGAGTGTGCTGCCATGCTGTGTGAGGGGATTATCCACGGAGACCTTTCCCCCTATAATATTCTGCGCGGAGCAGAGGGACCGGTGATTATCGATCTGCCCCAATGGGTTGATGCGGCTCAGCATACGCGGGCGCGGGAATTTTTTCTTCGGGATGTGCACAATGTCACCAGTTTCTTCAGCACCTTTCATCCCCCCCTTTCCTCCTGCAGATACGGGGAAGAGATGTGGGAGCTCTACACCCGCGGGGAGTTGTCCCCCCGTTCACCCCTTACGGGAGAGTGGAAGGATGATCGTACGGATATAGAGATGGGAGACACCCTCTTTCTTATTCGCCATGCCGAAGCAGAAGAGATGGAGCGTCGGGAACGTCTGGCCGCCCGGCTTGAAGGGCGGGAAGATGCGGGGGAGTATAGAAATTAG
- a CDS encoding co-chaperone GroES, producing the protein MAIKPLGDRVLVKSLDSEEKTAGGIYIPDSAKEKPQEGEVIAVGGGTKDVEMTVSPGDKVLHSKYAGTEIKHGGEEYMIMKVDDILAVVE; encoded by the coding sequence ATGGCAATCAAACCTCTCGGTGACAGAGTTCTTGTCAAATCACTTGATTCAGAAGAGAAAACTGCCGGTGGGATTTATATCCCTGACAGTGCAAAGGAAAAGCCTCAGGAAGGGGAAGTTATCGCCGTTGGCGGAGGAACAAAGGATGTTGAAATGACTGTTTCTCCTGGTGATAAGGTTCTTCACAGCAAGTATGCAGGGACTGAAATCAAGCATGGCGGTGAAGAGTACATGATCATGAAGGTTGATGATATTTTAGCAGTAGTTGAGTAA
- the dnaK gene encoding molecular chaperone DnaK gives MGKIIGIDLGTTNSCVAVMEGGKPVVIPNAEGARTTPSVVGFSKDGERLVGDIARRQAVTNPTNTISSIKRFMGRRHSEVASEEKTVPYEITGGSSELVKVNAAGKELTPPEISAMVLQNLKKAAEDYLGEEVTEAVITVPAYFNDGQRQATKDAGKIAGLEVKRIVNEPTAAALAYGLDSKKNETIAVYDLGGGTYDISILEIGDGVFEVKSTSGDTHLGGDDFDKALIDYIADEFKRENGIDLRDDSMALQRLKDAAEKAKKDLSSTTTTNVNLPFVTADQSGPKHLDITVSRAKFESLIEDLVNRTIEPMRQALADDDLDASDIDEVILVGGSTRVPMVQQKVSEFFGKEPAKSINPDEVVALGAAIQGAVLAGDDSVNDVLLLDVTPLSLGIETMGGVMTKLIERNSTVPVKKSQIFSTAADNQPAVTIMVYQGEREMAKHNRLLGKFDLTDIPPAPRGVPQIEVTFDIDNNGILNVSAKDKGTGKEHNIKIDNASGLSEEEVEKMKKDAEANAEADKREKEKVETKNTAEQLIYQTEKALKDAGDALVDDAKKPVEEALEDLKKKNEGDDIAAIKEATEALTQSAQAIYQAAAQQQEAGANAGADDAQTTTSGEAAGSSDAGAEAEDADYEVVDDDEDENK, from the coding sequence ATGGGTAAAATTATTGGTATTGACTTAGGAACAACGAACTCATGCGTCGCCGTTATGGAGGGGGGAAAACCCGTGGTTATTCCCAATGCAGAGGGCGCTCGCACTACACCCTCAGTGGTTGGGTTCTCAAAGGATGGTGAACGACTGGTTGGTGATATTGCACGGCGACAAGCGGTGACAAATCCTACAAACACTATTAGCTCTATCAAGCGATTCATGGGCCGACGTCATAGTGAAGTTGCTTCTGAAGAGAAGACCGTGCCGTATGAAATTACCGGTGGTTCATCGGAGTTGGTAAAGGTAAATGCGGCAGGAAAAGAGCTCACCCCGCCCGAAATATCTGCCATGGTACTGCAAAATTTGAAAAAAGCAGCTGAAGATTACCTGGGTGAAGAGGTGACTGAAGCTGTGATTACCGTTCCGGCGTACTTTAATGATGGGCAGCGGCAAGCTACAAAAGATGCAGGAAAGATTGCCGGACTTGAAGTAAAACGGATTGTAAATGAGCCCACTGCAGCTGCTCTTGCCTACGGTCTTGATAGCAAAAAGAATGAGACCATTGCAGTATATGACCTTGGTGGTGGTACCTATGATATTTCCATCTTGGAGATTGGCGATGGTGTTTTTGAAGTAAAATCAACCAGTGGTGATACCCATCTCGGTGGTGATGATTTTGACAAAGCTCTCATTGACTACATTGCGGATGAGTTCAAACGGGAAAACGGTATTGATCTGCGTGATGATAGCATGGCCTTACAGCGGCTGAAAGATGCGGCGGAAAAAGCGAAGAAAGATCTCTCATCCACCACGACAACTAATGTAAATCTTCCCTTTGTTACGGCTGATCAATCTGGGCCAAAGCACTTGGACATTACCGTAAGTCGTGCAAAATTTGAATCTCTCATCGAGGATTTGGTGAATCGGACCATTGAGCCCATGCGTCAAGCCCTTGCCGATGATGATCTCGATGCTTCTGATATTGATGAGGTAATCCTTGTGGGCGGTTCTACTCGTGTGCCCATGGTACAGCAAAAGGTAAGTGAATTCTTTGGAAAAGAGCCGGCAAAGTCTATTAATCCTGATGAAGTAGTCGCTCTCGGTGCGGCAATTCAAGGGGCTGTTCTTGCCGGTGATGACAGTGTAAATGATGTTCTTCTTCTTGATGTGACTCCACTCTCTCTTGGTATTGAAACCATGGGTGGGGTAATGACAAAGTTGATTGAGCGAAACAGTACTGTTCCCGTAAAGAAAAGTCAGATCTTCTCAACTGCGGCTGATAATCAGCCAGCCGTGACAATTATGGTATATCAGGGTGAACGTGAAATGGCAAAGCATAATCGCCTTTTGGGGAAATTTGATTTAACTGATATTCCTCCTGCACCGCGTGGTGTACCGCAGATTGAAGTAACCTTTGATATTGACAATAACGGTATCCTCAATGTTTCTGCCAAGGATAAAGGCACTGGAAAAGAGCATAATATTAAGATTGATAATGCCAGTGGTCTTTCTGAGGAAGAAGTTGAAAAGATGAAGAAAGATGCGGAAGCAAATGCAGAAGCTGATAAGCGTGAAAAAGAAAAGGTTGAAACCAAAAATACGGCAGAGCAGTTAATTTACCAGACGGAGAAAGCATTAAAAGATGCGGGTGATGCCCTTGTTGATGATGCGAAGAAGCCTGTGGAAGAAGCCCTTGAAGATCTGAAAAAGAAAAATGAAGGTGATGATATTGCAGCCATTAAGGAAGCAACTGAAGCACTGACGCAGTCTGCCCAGGCGATTTACCAAGCAGCTGCCCAGCAGCAGGAAGCAGGGGCAAACGCTGGTGCTGATGATGCGCAGACCACCACCTCCGGTGAAGCTGCCGGATCGAGTGATGCTGGAGCGGAAGCAGAGGATGCAGACTACGAAGTGGTCGATGATGATGAAGACGAGAATAAATAA
- the grpE gene encoding nucleotide exchange factor GrpE yields the protein MKQEDMVQDNQEKQEEHVPEEEVQESCDTAQDAEEVNESTSDQGEHDETSSEAEALKEELEAQRGKYMRLMAEFENFKRRTAQEYEKRIKTANEKLMADIIDIREDLDRALKTETESQESESFYDGIAMIYKRFTQQLEAHGLQAFGAVGDPFDPAVHDAMMKQNNDEIPEGHVVQVFSQGYKLNDVIIRHAKVIVSDGAAE from the coding sequence ATGAAACAGGAAGATATGGTGCAGGATAATCAAGAGAAGCAGGAAGAACATGTCCCTGAGGAAGAAGTTCAAGAGTCGTGTGATACAGCACAGGATGCTGAAGAGGTGAATGAATCAACCTCAGATCAGGGAGAACATGATGAAACTTCTTCGGAAGCGGAGGCTCTAAAAGAAGAGTTAGAAGCTCAGCGCGGTAAGTATATGCGTCTCATGGCAGAGTTTGAAAACTTTAAACGTCGTACCGCTCAAGAGTATGAAAAACGGATTAAGACAGCAAACGAAAAGCTCATGGCTGATATTATTGATATTCGTGAAGACCTAGACAGAGCCTTGAAGACTGAAACAGAATCACAGGAGTCGGAGTCTTTCTACGATGGTATCGCCATGATTTATAAACGGTTTACCCAGCAGTTGGAGGCGCACGGGCTACAGGCGTTTGGCGCTGTGGGTGATCCCTTTGATCCAGCGGTACATGATGCCATGATGAAGCAGAACAACGATGAAATACCTGAAGGCCATGTCGTACAGGTTTTTAGTCAGGGATACAAGTTAAATGATGTTATTATCCGTCACGCTAAGGTAATAGTCTCCGACGGTGCTGCTGAGTAA
- a CDS encoding aminotransferase class III-fold pyridoxal phosphate-dependent enzyme: MLINPPKTSSNTAEISITLSYCSYSFPNYILRYIVSQRRETENAGALLIFDEVISGFRVAPGGAQELFSLKPDLTCLGKIMGGGLPAAAFGGRADIMEYLAPQGSVYQAGTLSGNPLAVAAGTAVLSWLDSHRHIYDELETKTAAAVCEMQKKAPAYVSRCGSAFTLFHCTHTVENAAQARKQDRESFSRFWNHCRSRGVFLPPSPFETAFISTAHTDADMETLIQCVDEFSWNL; encoded by the coding sequence ATACTGATAAATCCCCCGAAAACATCCTCTAATACTGCAGAAATATCCATAACACTATCCTACTGCTCCTATTCTTTTCCCAATTATATTCTAAGATACATTGTTTCTCAGCGGAGGGAAACGGAGAATGCGGGAGCACTCCTTATTTTTGATGAAGTAATTTCCGGGTTTCGCGTGGCTCCGGGGGGAGCACAGGAGCTTTTTTCCCTGAAGCCGGATCTTACCTGCCTCGGCAAAATCATGGGCGGCGGCCTTCCCGCTGCCGCCTTTGGAGGGCGGGCGGATATTATGGAATATCTGGCCCCACAGGGCTCCGTATACCAAGCGGGAACCCTTTCGGGCAATCCCCTTGCCGTGGCTGCCGGAACTGCCGTGTTATCATGGCTAGACTCCCACAGACATATCTACGACGAGCTGGAAACAAAAACAGCTGCCGCTGTGTGTGAAATGCAAAAAAAGGCACCGGCCTATGTCTCCCGCTGCGGCAGTGCCTTTACCCTGTTTCACTGTACCCATACTGTGGAAAATGCCGCACAGGCCCGAAAACAAGACAGGGAATCCTTCTCCCGCTTCTGGAATCACTGCCGCTCACGAGGAGTCTTTCTCCCCCCATCTCCCTTCGAAACAGCCTTTATCAGCACAGCACATACCGACGCTGATATGGAAACCCTGATACAGTGTGTAGACGAATTTTCATGGAACCTGTGA